The following are encoded in a window of Candidatus Nitrosotalea sinensis genomic DNA:
- a CDS encoding DNA-binding protein, whose translation MSESRDIIYIGKKPLMSYVTSALIQLANQPKISIKARGLSIGHAVDVAQIIARKTENAGYAVGNIKIGSEQMQSQDGRSRNVSTIEIEVKRTNS comes from the coding sequence ATGTCCGAATCTAGAGACATTATCTACATTGGAAAAAAGCCACTGATGTCATACGTTACGTCTGCGCTCATACAGTTGGCAAACCAACCAAAAATATCAATCAAGGCAAGAGGGCTTAGTATCGGTCATGCAGTTGATGTAGCGCAAATCATTGCACGAAAAACAGAAAATGCCGGCTATGCCGTAGGAAACATCAAGATAGGTTCAGAACAGATGCAATCACAAGATGGACGCTCCAGGAATGTTTCTACTATAGAAATAGAAGTAAAGAGAACAAACTCTTAG
- a CDS encoding isocitrate lyase/PEP mutase family protein codes for MANIRKLLLDKSKPLVFPGVYDAITARISQKAGFEAMFQTGYGTSAALLGMPDYGFIGSTETIENARRICKSVSVPVIVDADTGYGNPLSVWKLVNELEAVGASGIFLEDQKWPKRCGHMSGKEVIPKEEYVEKLRAAVEARKNKDFIIVARTDARATEGLDAAIERGLLYKKIGADAIFVEAPKTVEEMKKIGRSIKAPLVANMIEGGATPVLPAKELHRMGFNLILYPLSVLYANTFSTLQILKELKKNGTTLKLKKSLVNFNEFNDIVDLSKFKKMENRYSTK; via the coding sequence GTGGCCAATATTAGAAAGTTATTACTAGATAAGTCAAAACCTCTTGTGTTTCCAGGTGTCTACGATGCGATAACTGCAAGAATATCTCAAAAAGCAGGATTTGAAGCAATGTTTCAAACTGGGTATGGCACATCCGCAGCATTACTCGGTATGCCAGACTATGGTTTCATAGGATCAACTGAAACAATTGAAAATGCGAGAAGAATATGCAAATCAGTGTCAGTCCCAGTCATTGTTGATGCAGATACAGGTTACGGAAATCCATTAAGCGTATGGAAACTTGTCAATGAATTAGAAGCAGTAGGAGCTTCAGGAATATTTCTTGAAGATCAAAAGTGGCCAAAAAGATGTGGACACATGTCTGGTAAAGAAGTAATTCCAAAAGAAGAATATGTGGAAAAACTCAGAGCTGCAGTAGAAGCTAGGAAGAATAAGGATTTCATAATTGTTGCAAGGACAGATGCAAGAGCTACAGAAGGTCTTGATGCTGCAATAGAGAGGGGTCTACTTTACAAAAAGATAGGTGCAGACGCCATATTTGTCGAGGCTCCAAAAACAGTAGAAGAAATGAAGAAAATAGGAAGATCAATCAAAGCACCATTGGTTGCAAATATGATAGAGGGGGGAGCCACACCGGTACTCCCAGCCAAAGAATTACACAGGATGGGATTCAATCTTATTTTATATCCATTGTCTGTTCTTTATGCAAATACGTTTTCTACTCTACAGATTTTGAAAGAGTTGAAGAAGAATGGAACAACGTTAAAGTTGAAAAAATCTCTTGTGAACTTTAATGAATTCAATGATATAGTTGACCTTTCAAAATTTAAGAAAATGGAAAATAGATATTCAACAAAATAA
- a CDS encoding succinate dehydrogenase/fumarate reductase flavoprotein subunit, which produces MVNSIELDLLIVGSGLAGLRAAIQAAKVSSTIKIGVVSKLQVMRSHSVSAEGGTAAVLYPEEGDSLESHVYDTVKGSDFLGDQDVIERLVQEMPSEVYQLEHWGMPWSRREDGRIGQRAFGGYSFNRATYAQDKVGFYEMQTLYDTCQKFDNIEFYNEWFVTSIIHDGQRFCGITAIEMASGNFYMFKAKALIIATGGAGRVYSFSTYALASTPDGLDMAYRAGMALKDMEFVQFHPTGILPSGILITEGARGEGGYLLNKNGERFMKKYAPTKLELASRDVVSRAMMTEINEGRGFKNETGVECLKLDLTHLGKEVLIGKLPAIREISLKFSGVDPINEPIDVRPVCHYMMGGIHTNIDGATEIQGIWAAGEAACNSVHGANRLGANSTAECLVWGKITGELAAKYILEGKPQPQFPIHLIANEEKRIYDGIFRGSGSANPYEVRQELTDIMNSKAYVFRTESDLVEGLKQVRKLHQQTWKHVDDKAKEYNTNFTNVMELDSMFRVAEVILMGAIARKESRGAHARVDYPDRDDKNFLHHTLVYYDTKEPVLKTHPVTITKYKPVERKY; this is translated from the coding sequence ATGGTTAACAGCATAGAACTTGACCTTTTGATAGTTGGTTCTGGCCTTGCTGGTCTTAGAGCGGCAATTCAAGCGGCAAAAGTCAGTTCAACGATAAAGATTGGAGTTGTATCGAAACTTCAAGTTATGCGTTCTCATTCTGTATCTGCCGAAGGTGGAACAGCTGCAGTGCTGTATCCTGAAGAAGGAGATTCTCTGGAATCTCATGTTTATGATACTGTGAAAGGAAGCGACTTTCTTGGAGATCAAGATGTAATTGAAAGACTTGTACAAGAAATGCCCTCTGAAGTATATCAGCTTGAGCATTGGGGCATGCCTTGGTCAAGAAGAGAAGATGGAAGAATAGGTCAACGAGCATTTGGAGGTTATAGCTTTAATCGTGCAACGTATGCGCAAGATAAAGTTGGATTCTACGAAATGCAGACTTTGTATGATACGTGCCAAAAATTTGATAATATTGAATTTTACAATGAGTGGTTTGTTACATCAATAATTCATGATGGTCAACGCTTTTGCGGTATTACTGCAATAGAGATGGCAAGTGGCAACTTTTACATGTTCAAAGCTAAAGCGCTCATAATTGCAACGGGTGGAGCTGGACGTGTATACAGTTTCTCAACTTATGCACTAGCTTCTACTCCTGATGGCTTAGACATGGCCTATCGTGCAGGTATGGCACTAAAAGATATGGAATTTGTCCAGTTTCATCCTACTGGAATACTTCCATCAGGAATTTTGATTACAGAAGGTGCAAGAGGAGAAGGTGGATATCTACTCAATAAAAATGGAGAAAGATTCATGAAAAAATATGCTCCAACAAAACTTGAACTTGCATCAAGAGATGTTGTTTCACGTGCAATGATGACTGAAATAAATGAAGGAAGAGGTTTCAAAAACGAGACCGGGGTCGAGTGTCTGAAATTAGATCTTACACATCTTGGTAAAGAGGTACTAATTGGAAAGCTACCTGCAATTAGAGAAATCTCACTGAAATTCTCAGGCGTAGATCCTATCAATGAACCAATTGATGTGAGACCTGTATGTCATTACATGATGGGGGGGATTCACACAAACATTGATGGTGCAACAGAAATACAAGGAATATGGGCAGCAGGGGAAGCTGCTTGTAACAGTGTACATGGTGCAAATAGACTGGGAGCAAACTCTACTGCAGAATGTCTTGTATGGGGAAAAATAACTGGAGAGTTGGCTGCGAAATATATTCTTGAAGGAAAACCACAACCTCAATTTCCAATACACCTAATCGCAAATGAAGAAAAAAGAATCTACGATGGTATATTCAGAGGAAGTGGAAGTGCAAATCCATATGAAGTTAGACAAGAATTGACTGATATTATGAACTCAAAAGCATATGTCTTTAGAACAGAAAGTGATCTTGTTGAAGGACTAAAACAAGTACGAAAACTACATCAACAAACCTGGAAACATGTTGATGATAAAGCCAAAGAGTACAATACTAATTTTACAAACGTGATGGAATTAGATTCTATGTTTCGTGTTGCTGAAGTGATTTTAATGGGTGCTATTGCAAGAAAAGAATCTAGGGGAGCTCACGCAAGAGTGGACTATCCTGATAGAGATGATAAGAACTTCTTACACCATACCCTTGTTTATTATGACACAAAGGAACCTGTTCTAAAGACTCATCCAGTAACTATCACTAAATACAAGCCAGTGGAGAGGAAATACTAG
- a CDS encoding succinate dehydrogenase: MANPTRYGMERVAYWLQRLTGLGLLAYLIGHIYETSTIVNGKIAWDKMLEFTQTTQGHLFLTLVIGMCVFHTANGIRVMLGHGGIGVGKPGQPEYPYKAASLNYKQRLCIWVSIALAALAMMYGASVLFGE; the protein is encoded by the coding sequence ATGGCAAATCCGACACGCTATGGAATGGAGCGAGTCGCATATTGGCTTCAGAGACTGACAGGACTTGGGTTGCTTGCTTACCTGATAGGTCACATTTATGAAACAAGTACAATCGTAAACGGAAAGATTGCATGGGATAAGATGCTTGAATTTACTCAAACTACTCAAGGCCATCTCTTTCTTACTCTTGTAATCGGCATGTGTGTATTTCATACTGCAAATGGAATAAGAGTGATGCTTGGACATGGAGGTATAGGTGTAGGAAAACCTGGGCAACCAGAATACCCCTACAAGGCTGCATCCCTTAATTATAAACAAAGACTTTGCATCTGGGTCTCAATCGCTCTTGCAGCACTAGCTATGATGTATGGTGCATCAGTACTATTTGGTGAGTAA
- a CDS encoding succinate dehydrogenase → MRESIIMKIHYGTALGAVALVAVHILMRMSQKFSDSLQYQNVIANYHFLPYALMLEAVLILLSVHGFNGLRVILLELKQGSTYEKMINYGSLAAMAALIAYGSRTILMAGMGAS, encoded by the coding sequence ATGCGAGAAAGTATCATCATGAAAATACATTATGGGACAGCACTAGGAGCTGTGGCACTCGTAGCAGTACATATTTTGATGAGGATGTCGCAAAAATTTTCTGACTCTTTACAATATCAGAATGTCATTGCAAATTATCACTTCCTCCCATATGCATTGATGCTTGAAGCTGTGTTGATTTTACTTTCTGTACATGGATTTAATGGTCTTCGAGTGATACTCTTAGAATTAAAACAAGGATCAACATATGAGAAAATGATTAACTATGGTTCTCTTGCTGCAATGGCTGCATTGATTGCTTATGGCTCAAGAACTATATTGATGGCGGGAATGGGAGCTTCGTAG
- a CDS encoding succinate dehydrogenase/fumarate reductase iron-sulfur subunit, giving the protein MAVAETQKPSEDSKTTNQPNTITLRIARSNPSEGQEASFAEFQIPIQKWTTVLEAILYVKQHFDHSVAVRYSCRQASCGSCGMKINGKPALACYTKISELNSNVITVEPMNNFPIIRDLAVDFKQLISNHKKIKPFIIREDSEITPGSKEFIQKPEDLEKFLQFSYCIKCGLCNSACPTMATDTSFIGPQGLAQAYRYVADNRDKGKDDRLKVIDDSHGIWRCHFAGSCSHVCPKGVDPAMAIQLLRGYLLGFRK; this is encoded by the coding sequence ATGGCAGTTGCAGAGACACAAAAACCGTCTGAAGATTCAAAAACTACAAATCAACCCAATACTATTACTCTCAGAATTGCTCGATCAAATCCATCTGAAGGACAAGAAGCTTCTTTTGCTGAATTTCAAATTCCAATACAAAAATGGACAACAGTTCTTGAAGCAATATTGTATGTAAAGCAGCATTTTGATCACTCTGTGGCAGTACGATATTCTTGCAGACAAGCATCATGTGGTTCATGTGGTATGAAAATTAATGGCAAGCCTGCCCTAGCTTGTTACACCAAGATTTCCGAATTGAATTCAAATGTGATTACAGTTGAGCCAATGAACAACTTTCCAATAATTCGGGATCTTGCAGTTGACTTTAAGCAACTAATTTCGAATCACAAAAAAATAAAACCCTTTATCATAAGGGAGGATTCTGAGATTACTCCTGGTTCTAAGGAATTCATACAAAAACCAGAAGATCTTGAAAAGTTTCTACAATTCTCTTATTGTATCAAATGTGGCTTGTGTAACTCTGCTTGCCCAACTATGGCTACAGATACCTCATTTATTGGTCCACAGGGACTTGCACAAGCTTATAGGTATGTTGCAGATAATCGTGACAAAGGAAAAGACGATAGGCTAAAAGTAATTGATGATTCTCATGGTATCTGGAGATGTCACTTTGCAGGATCTTGTAGTCATGTATGTCCAAAAGGTGTAGACCCAGCAATGGCAATTCAATTACTTAGAGGATATCTCTTAGGATTCAGAAAATAA
- a CDS encoding metal-sulfur cluster assembly factor, translating to MSQASQDLRRQIFDELTKIVDPEINVSIMELELVDNIDIAGSEVKIDLHLTSPFCPAIFGFKIAQDVHDSLLKIDGINDVKLNVSNHFMAEAINNQVNSSKNPKKP from the coding sequence ATGTCGCAGGCATCTCAAGACTTGAGGAGACAAATCTTTGATGAACTAACAAAAATAGTTGATCCTGAAATAAATGTCTCAATAATGGAACTTGAGTTAGTAGACAACATAGACATTGCAGGGTCTGAAGTAAAAATTGATCTTCATTTGACCAGTCCATTTTGTCCTGCAATATTCGGATTTAAGATAGCACAGGATGTTCATGACAGTTTGCTCAAGATAGATGGGATAAATGATGTAAAATTGAATGTCTCGAATCATTTTATGGCAGAAGCCATAAACAATCAGGTAAATTCTAGTAAGAATCCCAAAAAACCCTAA
- the argH gene encoding argininosuccinate lyase translates to MYRSRLEGKLDENTLEFLSSISDDFQIAKYDILGSQAHTLMLLENKIITKIEAQKILGALEKLKKVKFSAKSEAEDIHELIESLVIKKAGKEAGGKMHTARSRNDQVTLDMRMKIRDDVNNICFCLTEVISTLVQLSEKHQNTIMPLYTHLQQAQVGLFSHFLLAYADALFRDLDRFYVAYGRINESPLGAGPVGGTSIPIDRQLTAKMLGFKGLIENSIDATSSRDFVAEYVGNSSILMTNLSRMAEDFIIWSTSEFSFIELSDKFTSTSSVMPQKKNPDILELIRGKTAQVIGYQMAILSNLKGLPSGYNRDLQQIKVSIGPTTTIVISSLLVINSLLQTMTINEKKLRQAIDEGFSISLDVAEHLVRKGVPFRVSHKIVGHLVQLAANSNKSLTQLSISEVKETIPTNEIDVKELYQIIQTTTPESSLQTRRSQGSSGKSEQQRMISERRRKIQAYATGTRKRTNEVSEAIENLENNLKTLIKNKT, encoded by the coding sequence ATGTACAGATCTAGATTAGAAGGGAAACTAGATGAAAATACGTTAGAATTTCTTTCATCAATCTCTGATGATTTCCAAATTGCCAAGTATGACATTCTTGGAAGCCAAGCTCACACTCTCATGCTTTTAGAAAATAAAATTATCACAAAAATAGAAGCACAAAAGATTCTTGGTGCATTAGAGAAACTAAAAAAAGTAAAATTTTCTGCAAAATCTGAGGCAGAAGACATTCATGAGCTAATTGAATCACTGGTGATAAAAAAAGCTGGAAAAGAAGCAGGCGGAAAAATGCATACTGCACGTTCAAGAAATGATCAAGTTACTCTTGATATGCGAATGAAGATACGTGATGATGTTAACAATATCTGTTTTTGTTTGACCGAAGTCATATCTACACTAGTCCAGTTATCTGAAAAACACCAAAATACGATTATGCCACTATATACGCATCTTCAACAAGCACAAGTTGGATTGTTCTCACATTTCCTTCTTGCATATGCTGATGCATTATTTCGAGATCTTGATAGGTTCTATGTGGCATATGGTAGAATCAATGAATCTCCACTTGGAGCAGGACCTGTGGGAGGAACAAGTATTCCAATTGATAGACAGCTTACTGCAAAAATGCTTGGATTTAAGGGATTGATAGAGAATTCAATTGATGCAACATCATCTAGAGATTTTGTAGCGGAATATGTGGGTAATTCCTCAATTCTTATGACAAATCTAAGTCGAATGGCAGAAGATTTCATTATATGGTCTACCTCTGAATTTTCTTTCATCGAACTATCAGACAAATTCACATCTACATCAAGTGTTATGCCTCAGAAGAAAAATCCTGATATTCTTGAATTAATTCGAGGAAAAACAGCTCAAGTCATAGGATATCAAATGGCAATTTTGTCAAATCTCAAAGGACTCCCATCTGGATATAACAGAGATCTACAACAAATCAAAGTCTCGATAGGGCCTACGACTACAATAGTAATATCGTCATTACTTGTGATCAACTCTCTTCTTCAAACTATGACTATCAATGAAAAAAAATTACGCCAAGCAATAGACGAAGGATTCTCTATCTCTCTTGATGTTGCAGAACATTTAGTGCGAAAAGGAGTGCCTTTTCGAGTGTCTCATAAAATAGTTGGTCATCTAGTACAACTAGCTGCAAATTCAAATAAATCACTAACACAATTGTCCATATCTGAAGTGAAAGAAACCATTCCAACTAATGAAATTGATGTAAAAGAACTCTATCAGATTATACAAACTACAACTCCTGAATCTTCACTACAAACAAGAAGATCACAGGGGTCTTCTGGCAAAAGTGAACAGCAAAGAATGATTTCAGAAAGAAGAAGAAAGATCCAAGCATATGCAACGGGTACACGTAAGAGAACAAATGAAGTAAGTGAAGCAATTGAAAATCTTGAAAATAACTTGAAGACCTTAATAAAAAACAAAACCTAA
- a CDS encoding inositol monophosphatase family protein has protein sequence MKVIEILEEAAKRVHKNVKHLAGTKESGTDHGVGAGGDISRRIDIVAEKTVLDYLREINFECTVFGEECGMVELSPNPKGFVIMDAIDGSTNAVRGLPFYCCSLAFTPEDRLGSVTDGVVMDLHNGDLYSASKGKGAYMNGKKIQVHKEKPVYFVVGVDISGISSDALPRLAPILAASNHVRHFGAVALELAIFARGLVDVFVDLRRKLRITDIAAGYLIALEAGGYVVDENYMPLDSNLSYDKRISFIAAANKETLAETMRKLGLPNNA, from the coding sequence GTGAAAGTAATCGAAATTTTGGAAGAAGCTGCAAAAAGAGTACACAAAAATGTCAAACACCTTGCAGGAACTAAAGAATCTGGAACAGATCATGGGGTAGGAGCGGGAGGAGACATTTCACGCCGTATTGATATTGTTGCAGAAAAGACAGTTCTGGATTATCTACGTGAAATAAATTTCGAATGTACCGTTTTTGGAGAAGAATGTGGAATGGTAGAGTTATCTCCAAATCCAAAGGGTTTTGTCATAATGGATGCAATAGATGGTTCCACTAATGCAGTCAGAGGTTTGCCTTTCTATTGTTGCTCACTTGCATTTACTCCAGAAGATAGACTTGGTTCTGTCACGGATGGAGTTGTAATGGATTTACATAATGGTGATCTATATTCGGCCTCAAAAGGGAAAGGTGCATACATGAATGGTAAAAAAATTCAGGTACACAAAGAAAAACCAGTGTACTTTGTTGTTGGAGTAGATATTTCAGGAATATCATCTGATGCATTGCCACGACTAGCACCAATTCTTGCAGCATCAAATCATGTAAGACATTTTGGAGCAGTAGCTTTAGAGCTTGCAATATTTGCTCGAGGATTAGTTGATGTCTTTGTTGATTTAAGAAGAAAATTAAGAATCACGGATATTGCTGCAGGATATCTAATAGCATTAGAGGCAGGTGGATATGTTGTTGATGAAAATTACATGCCTCTTGATTCAAATTTGAGCTACGACAAAAGGATCTCATTTATTGCTGCCGCAAACAAGGAAACACTTGCAGAGACCATGAGAAAGCTCGGATTACCAAATAATGCCTAA
- a CDS encoding AAA family ATPase, with protein MMWSEKYRPTNLLEMIGNEEAKESFVKWLGKWIKGTKPILLVGPPGIGKTTMAVLGAKQFGYDLISMNASDVRNKQKIQEILSPVLGNRSVLGKPMIFIDEVDGIHGRSDFGGVEALIDILKEPTVPIILAANFDTSDKMKSIKKVATTVKLKPLPPRLMRFYLEKILKQENKSIPIGSMIKIVIDSRGDIRSILNSAQALAGGFEPQLDKSYETNDVEESINRFFDAKSSEEAQTILYSLRTDPREKINAFYSSIITSNISTNELKQMLDVLSEADMLYGKIMKNQEWRLLRYLDSILLKLYKPGLSIKYSKFNLSWPTLNRIRWDGAAIKKLTSILARQTHVSRSTFATFYLPYLLYCIKNKSIEMHLDENDTEIVQKEMALLK; from the coding sequence ATGATGTGGTCTGAAAAATATAGGCCAACTAATCTACTTGAGATGATTGGGAATGAAGAAGCAAAGGAATCTTTTGTAAAGTGGCTTGGAAAGTGGATTAAAGGAACAAAACCCATCTTACTAGTTGGTCCTCCCGGAATTGGAAAGACAACCATGGCCGTATTGGGGGCCAAACAATTTGGGTATGATCTTATAAGTATGAATGCAAGTGATGTGAGAAACAAACAAAAAATTCAAGAAATTCTCAGTCCAGTACTTGGAAATCGTAGCGTACTTGGCAAACCAATGATCTTCATTGATGAAGTAGATGGGATACATGGACGATCTGATTTTGGTGGAGTAGAGGCACTAATTGATATACTCAAGGAACCTACTGTGCCAATAATTCTTGCAGCAAATTTTGATACATCTGACAAGATGAAATCTATAAAAAAAGTTGCAACAACTGTAAAACTAAAACCGCTTCCTCCTAGATTGATGAGATTCTACCTTGAAAAAATTCTCAAACAAGAAAACAAATCTATACCAATTGGCAGTATGATAAAAATTGTAATAGATTCACGTGGAGATATACGCTCAATTTTAAATTCTGCACAGGCACTAGCTGGTGGATTTGAACCACAGCTCGACAAATCATATGAAACTAATGATGTGGAAGAATCAATAAATAGATTTTTTGATGCCAAATCTAGTGAAGAAGCACAAACAATACTCTATTCATTACGAACTGATCCTAGAGAAAAAATTAATGCGTTTTATTCTAGCATTATAACAAGCAATATTTCTACGAATGAGCTAAAACAAATGCTAGATGTCCTGTCAGAAGCTGATATGTTGTATGGAAAAATAATGAAAAATCAAGAATGGCGTCTCTTGAGATATCTTGACAGCATATTGTTAAAACTATACAAACCAGGATTATCTATCAAATATTCTAAATTCAATCTTTCTTGGCCCACTCTTAACAGAATAAGGTGGGATGGTGCTGCCATCAAAAAACTCACTAGCATTCTTGCACGGCAAACACATGTATCACGTAGTACATTTGCTACATTTTATCTTCCGTATCTTCTATATTGTATTAAAAATAAATCCATTGAAATGCATCTAGATGAAAATGATACTGAAATTGTACAAAAGGAAATGGCGCTGTTAAAATGA
- a CDS encoding nitroreductase family protein, whose translation MDFFQVEPAYISKEGCRLIWKGNDEDDQDVIVLSKEELESLVELLSKESTGKVELEDEFSTIWVNTDTTQFRLKEHKMLEVKTQLLRKEILEYKKIPQEQKPIKIYPKEYFPSITIEDEDRTENNKTLDSILGNKDKTVTPESDFFRVIAIRRSTRNFDTTRLVEQWKIDKILAAADTAPTAGNFQGFEVFYVRNKEVKKRLVEAANNQPYVNAPVVLVFCKDPSRVKMNFRPEILAKFSLQDATLAAAYSQIAASALGLSSIWIGMIDEEKVRRIIDTNLIPSSILCIGYPHRNRPPKSRRKLKDLIHVIE comes from the coding sequence ATGGACTTTTTCCAAGTAGAACCTGCTTATATTTCCAAAGAAGGATGCAGGTTGATCTGGAAAGGAAATGATGAAGATGACCAAGATGTCATAGTCCTAAGTAAAGAGGAATTAGAATCCCTAGTTGAACTACTATCAAAAGAATCTACAGGAAAAGTAGAACTTGAAGACGAATTTAGTACCATATGGGTCAATACAGATACAACACAATTCAGGTTAAAAGAACACAAAATGTTAGAAGTGAAAACTCAGTTACTTAGAAAGGAAATTTTAGAATACAAAAAAATACCCCAGGAGCAAAAACCAATCAAGATTTATCCAAAAGAGTATTTTCCGTCAATAACAATAGAAGATGAAGATAGAACAGAAAATAACAAGACGCTTGATTCCATACTAGGTAACAAGGACAAGACAGTGACACCAGAGAGTGATTTTTTCAGAGTTATTGCAATTCGTAGATCAACTAGAAATTTTGACACAACTAGATTGGTCGAACAATGGAAGATTGATAAGATTCTAGCTGCGGCCGACACTGCTCCAACTGCAGGCAATTTCCAGGGGTTTGAAGTATTTTATGTCAGAAACAAGGAAGTTAAAAAACGTCTCGTAGAAGCAGCAAACAATCAACCATATGTTAATGCACCAGTAGTACTTGTCTTTTGCAAAGACCCCTCTCGGGTAAAAATGAATTTCCGCCCTGAAATTCTTGCCAAGTTTTCTTTACAGGATGCAACCCTTGCAGCAGCATATTCACAAATTGCTGCATCTGCACTTGGATTGAGCTCTATATGGATTGGAATGATTGATGAAGAAAAAGTTAGGCGGATAATTGATACTAATTTGATACCATCATCAATTCTTTGTATTGGATATCCACATCGTAATAGACCACCAAAGTCTAGACGCAAACTAAAAGATTTGATCCATGTAATAGAATAA